One window of Amyelois transitella isolate CPQ chromosome 7, ilAmyTran1.1, whole genome shotgun sequence genomic DNA carries:
- the LOC106143491 gene encoding spidroin-1-like — MVSKISVVLLGFFCAVNCNPLGATSVCESAPNLGLGLGGYSLGVPAATTVCESAPNVGLGLGYGLGGLGPLGGATTVCESGLGYPLGLGYGGLGPIGYGGLYGLGGLGGLGGLGGLGYGGLYGLGGLGLLGYGGLGLGGLGVGGATTVCESAPNVGYGLNGFGLAGLGLGGLGYGGLGLGGATTVCESAPNVGYGLGGLGLGGLGLGGLGLGGLGLGGATTLCESAPNLGFAGLGGLGLGGVGLGGATTVCESSPNLGLGLNALGLGGLGLNGYGLGGLAPLGGATSVCESAPNVLGFGGLGLGGLGGLGYYGLGVPFL, encoded by the exons ATGGTTTCCAAGATCTCTGTCGTCCTCCTGG GCTTCTTTTGCGCCGTAAACTGCAACCCGTTGGGGGCAACTTCAGTTTGCGAATCAGCTCCGAACCTTGGCCTGGGGCTTGGAGGTTACAGCCTTGGAGTACCTGCGGCCACTACGGTATGCGAGTCCGCACCCAATGTAGGCCTCGGCTTGGGCTACGGCTTAGGAGGACTAGGACCCCTGGGCGGTGCTACAACTGTCTGTGAATCTGGACTTGGCTATCCATTAGGACTGGGTTATGGTGGGCTGGGCCCTATAGGTTATGGTGGGCTGTATGGACTAGGAGGCCTAGGTGGGTTAGGAGGTCTAGGCGGATTGGGCTATGGAGGGCTTTATGGATTAGGCGGTTTAGGACTCCTAGGCTATGGAGGTTTGGGCCTAGGCGGTTTGGGCGTAGGAGGAGCGACGACTGTATGTGAATCTGCCCCTAATGTTGGGTATGGCCTCAATGGATTTGGTTTAGCTGGTTTGGGATTAGGTGGATTAGGCTACGGTGGCTTAGGATTAGGTGGGGCAACCACTGTATGCGAATCGGCTCCTAATGTTGGGTATGGCCTAGGAGGTCTCGGATTGGGCGGTTTGGGATTAGGTGGATTGGGCCTCGGTGGCTTAGGATTAGGTGGGGCTACCACTTTATGCGAATCGGCTCCTAACCTAGGTTTTGCTGGACTCGGTGGACTAGGATTAGGTGGTGTTGGTTTGGGAGGAGCAACCACTGTGTGCGAATCATCACCTAATCTGGGTTTGGGCCTTAATGCTCTTGGCCTCGGTGGTCTTGGTCTGAACGGATACGGTCTGGGTGGATTAGCACCTTTGGGTGGCGCAACATCTGTATGCGAAAGTGCTCCTAATGTGCTGGGCTTCGGCGGTCTAGGTCTTGGCGGGCTAGGTGGACTGGGCTATTACGGTTTAGgagtaccttttttatag